The following proteins are encoded in a genomic region of Arcobacter suis CECT 7833:
- the hslV gene encoding ATP-dependent protease subunit HslV translates to MFDATTILAYRGKNKAVIGGDGQVTFGNTILKGNATKIRTLYKDQILAGFAGSTADAFNLFDMFEEHLNSCKGDLLKSVIAFSKEWRKDKVLRRLEAMMIVLNKEKIFILSGTGDVVEPEDGAIASIGSGGNFAISAARALVKHSNLEEEELVRESLMIAGELCIYTNQNIKILKIED, encoded by the coding sequence ATGTTTGATGCTACAACGATACTTGCATATAGAGGAAAAAATAAAGCAGTAATTGGAGGTGACGGTCAAGTTACTTTTGGAAATACTATTTTAAAAGGAAATGCAACAAAAATTAGAACACTTTATAAAGACCAAATTCTTGCAGGATTTGCAGGTAGTACAGCAGATGCTTTTAACTTATTTGATATGTTTGAAGAACATTTGAATTCTTGTAAGGGCGATTTATTAAAATCTGTAATTGCCTTTTCTAAAGAGTGGAGAAAAGATAAAGTTTTACGTAGACTTGAAGCTATGATGATAGTTTTAAATAAAGAAAAGATTTTTATTTTAAGTGGAACAGGTGATGTTGTAGAACCTGAAGATGGAGCAATTGCCTCTATTGGAAGTGGTGGAAATTTTGCAATTTCTGCTGCACGGGCTTTAGTAAAACACTCAAATCTTGAGGAAGAAGAACTTGTACGAGAATCACTTATGATTGCTGGTGAACTTTGTATATATACTAATCAAAATATTAAAATATTAAAAATAGAGGATTAA
- the rplI gene encoding 50S ribosomal protein L9 — translation MKVLLIKDVKTLGKAGELKEVADGYGKNFLIGKGLALHATTEVLNRWKAEQKKAAENEAKEIAAAKELAEKLNATKLTIKHKVGANGHLIGSVTNKEIAESLEQQFSIIIDKKNISVDKKFKSVGIYEVDCKLGHSIHATLKVDIIGE, via the coding sequence GTGAAAGTATTATTAATTAAAGATGTAAAAACTTTAGGAAAAGCTGGTGAGTTAAAAGAAGTTGCTGATGGATATGGAAAAAATTTTTTAATTGGTAAAGGTTTAGCTTTACATGCAACTACTGAAGTATTAAATAGATGGAAAGCTGAACAAAAAAAAGCTGCTGAAAATGAAGCAAAAGAAATAGCTGCTGCAAAAGAGTTAGCTGAAAAATTAAATGCAACTAAACTTACAATAAAACATAAAGTTGGTGCAAATGGACATTTAATAGGTTCAGTTACAAATAAAGAAATTGCTGAATCATTAGAACAACAATTTTCAATTATTATTGATAAAAAAAATATATCTGTAGATAAAAAATTTAAATCAGTTGGTATTTACGAAGTAGATTGTAAATTAGGTCATTCAATTCATGCAACTTTAAAAGTTGATATAATCGGAGAATAA
- a CDS encoding recombinase family protein, with protein sequence MSKIFTYIRNNENNQKYTLEQRASVENYLVKNNITNFKNIEINISTPIEEKNILELLKNCEMNSTIIVSNLNVFGRTIETILEIVRFLLTNKIRIIIVEQNLDLIDDQDMLTQMILGVISMTIGLEKELMSLRTKEALTAKKLKGISLGKPKGTIQKSKFDLQREKIEELLAVGLSVRKISKLLGYNNHIGLNNYVKKRKIKMNLINA encoded by the coding sequence ATGTCAAAAATTTTTACTTATATCAGAAACAATGAAAATAATCAGAAATATACACTTGAACAGAGAGCTTCTGTAGAAAACTATTTGGTGAAAAATAATATCACAAATTTTAAAAATATTGAAATAAATATTAGTACTCCAATTGAAGAAAAAAATATTTTAGAACTTCTAAAAAATTGTGAAATGAATTCAACTATTATTGTTTCAAATTTGAATGTTTTTGGAAGAACAATAGAAACTATTTTAGAGATAGTAAGATTTTTATTAACAAACAAAATTAGAATTATAATAGTGGAACAGAATTTAGATTTGATTGATGATCAAGATATGTTAACCCAAATGATTTTGGGTGTTATATCAATGACAATTGGTTTAGAAAAAGAGTTAATGAGTTTAAGAACAAAAGAAGCATTAACAGCAAAAAAACTGAAAGGAATTTCTTTAGGAAAACCAAAAGGTACAATTCAAAAATCTAAGTTCGATTTACAAAGAGAAAAAATTGAAGAACTTTTGGCTGTTGGTTTATCAGTTAGAAAAATTTCTAAACTTTTAGGATACAACAATCATATTGGACTTAATAACTATGTAAAAAAAAGAAAGATAAAAATGAATCTAATTAATGCTTAA